One genomic region from Paramicrobacterium agarici encodes:
- a CDS encoding DUF6069 family protein has protein sequence MTSTQKATRATQASQRTSTGARAFTSTLTIAIATLAALLIWAICVPLLGIELDVPQAGMTVGPIAIAVSALGGGIAAWGLQATMGRTRRGLKAWTVVALVVLALSLAGPALSGAIGAALSILEILHIVVGTILIVGLRRAGRAAPARRSNA, from the coding sequence ATGACGTCAACTCAGAAAGCCACTCGGGCTACTCAGGCATCTCAACGGACTTCCACGGGAGCGCGTGCGTTCACCAGCACCCTGACTATCGCCATCGCCACACTCGCGGCTCTGCTGATCTGGGCGATCTGCGTTCCCCTCCTCGGCATCGAGCTCGACGTACCGCAAGCCGGAATGACCGTCGGACCCATCGCTATCGCCGTGTCAGCACTCGGTGGCGGCATCGCTGCTTGGGGCCTGCAAGCGACCATGGGGCGCACTCGCCGAGGGCTGAAAGCGTGGACAGTGGTCGCTCTCGTCGTGCTCGCGCTTTCACTCGCCGGCCCCGCCCTCTCGGGGGCAATCGGTGCCGCGCTGAGCATCCTCGAGATACTGCACATCGTCGTGGGCACCATTCTGATCGTTGGGCTACGTCGAGCCGGACGCGCAGCACCCGCACGACGGTCGAACGCGTAA
- a CDS encoding sensor histidine kinase, whose amino-acid sequence MTDQMTTTGPRASECDDWGANWFAARRGPWFALIWLPVLIVAPLVSNIASGNVTATITYVLIAAWYVVTVVVPYRGVPQWMSELCVAVLTALVVAQFVISHDGQGFLYPLLAIAAATAIRRRYALGIVMGLSISGSIAEGIATWSLANALLFGFASVVAGVSTYLIGALVDIVAELRSTRRRLAGLAVAEERQRFSRDLHDLLGHTLSVIVVKAEAIRRFAASDPDSVVNHARGIEDVGRTALADVRQAVAGYRELRLEHELSGATEALEDAGVSMEASRPVPALSPQTDALFAWVVREATTNVIRHSHATHCTVRVMSGSEGASMEIADNGRGAVAAEWGSGIRGMRERAARAGGTLDVASDARGFTLTIAVPAEGSAS is encoded by the coding sequence ATGACCGACCAGATGACGACCACAGGCCCGCGGGCCTCAGAATGCGACGACTGGGGCGCCAACTGGTTCGCCGCGCGGCGTGGACCGTGGTTCGCACTGATCTGGCTTCCCGTTCTCATAGTCGCACCACTCGTATCGAACATCGCGAGTGGCAACGTCACCGCGACGATCACCTACGTGCTCATTGCCGCCTGGTACGTGGTGACGGTCGTGGTGCCATACAGAGGCGTGCCGCAGTGGATGAGCGAGCTGTGCGTCGCCGTGCTCACGGCCCTCGTTGTCGCGCAGTTTGTGATCTCGCACGACGGTCAAGGTTTTCTGTACCCGCTTCTCGCGATTGCAGCAGCAACCGCGATCCGGCGTCGCTACGCCCTAGGCATAGTGATGGGACTTTCGATCAGCGGATCGATCGCTGAGGGCATCGCCACCTGGTCACTCGCGAATGCCCTGCTGTTCGGGTTCGCGAGCGTTGTGGCGGGTGTGAGCACCTACCTGATCGGCGCTCTCGTCGACATCGTCGCCGAGCTGCGTTCCACTCGACGCCGCCTCGCCGGACTCGCCGTCGCTGAAGAGCGCCAGCGCTTCTCGCGAGATCTGCATGACCTTCTCGGGCACACGCTGTCGGTCATTGTCGTGAAGGCTGAGGCGATCCGTCGCTTCGCAGCATCCGACCCCGACTCTGTCGTGAACCATGCACGCGGAATCGAAGACGTGGGGCGCACAGCACTCGCTGACGTACGCCAGGCGGTCGCGGGATACCGCGAATTGCGCCTGGAGCACGAGCTGTCCGGTGCGACCGAAGCGCTCGAGGACGCCGGCGTGAGCATGGAAGCGTCGCGGCCGGTTCCCGCACTGTCGCCGCAGACCGATGCCCTGTTCGCATGGGTGGTGCGCGAGGCGACGACGAACGTCATTCGGCACTCGCACGCAACACACTGCACCGTTCGCGTCATGTCAGGCTCTGAAGGCGCGAGCATGGAGATTGCCGACAACGGTCGCGGTGCTGTCGCCGCCGAATGGGGATCGGGAATTCGCGGCATGCGCGAGCGGGCGGCGAGAGCTGGCGGAACTCTTGACGTCGCGTCTGACGCACGCGGATTCACACTGACCATCGCGGTTCCGGCCGAGGGGAGCGCCTCATGA
- a CDS encoding response regulator transcription factor, translated as MISIVIAEDQTMMRSALTSLLELEDDLTVCAGVSRGDDVAAAVREHKPDVALVDIEMPGKSGLDAIADIRRESPGTAVVIVTTFGRAGYLRRAMDAGARGFLVKDNPVEELAASIRRVVAGETVIDQLLAAQALSAGENPLSDREVDVLAASDGGIPISEIAQKLHLSTATVRNYLSAAIGKLGARNRAEALTLARRSGWV; from the coding sequence ATGATCTCGATTGTGATCGCTGAAGACCAGACTATGATGCGCTCGGCTCTGACGAGTCTGCTCGAGCTGGAAGACGACCTGACGGTCTGCGCGGGCGTCAGTCGCGGCGATGACGTGGCGGCTGCTGTGCGCGAGCACAAGCCCGACGTCGCGCTGGTCGACATCGAGATGCCCGGAAAGAGCGGGCTTGACGCGATCGCCGACATTCGACGAGAGAGCCCCGGCACCGCAGTCGTCATCGTCACGACGTTCGGCCGCGCCGGCTATCTGCGCAGAGCGATGGATGCTGGAGCCCGCGGCTTTCTGGTCAAAGACAACCCCGTCGAAGAGCTCGCCGCTTCCATTCGCCGCGTGGTCGCAGGCGAGACCGTCATCGATCAACTGCTGGCGGCGCAGGCCCTCAGCGCGGGAGAGAATCCGTTGAGTGACCGCGAGGTCGACGTTCTCGCAGCGTCTGACGGCGGCATCCCGATCTCTGAGATCGCGCAGAAGCTGCACCTCTCCACCGCGACCGTGCGCAATTATCTCTCGGCCGCCATTGGCAAGCTCGGCGCTCGCAATCGCGCCGAGGCGCTGACTCTCGCGCGGCGCAGCGGCTGGGTGTGA
- a CDS encoding DUF664 domain-containing protein produces the protein MTTAADAALLARLDSQRQHVLGTVEGLDDEAMARRMLPSGWSLTAMLHHLALDDERFWFAGTVAGDPAVVEWVGSGGDGWDVPDSLTGSQAVDLYVKAIDRSNAILAAASFDAPPVWWPDDLFGEYRLATVRDVVLHVLAETATHAGHLDAARELIDGRQWLVFE, from the coding sequence ATGACGACGGCAGCAGACGCGGCACTGCTCGCGCGACTCGATAGTCAGCGGCAGCACGTGCTCGGCACCGTTGAGGGGCTCGACGATGAGGCGATGGCCAGGCGGATGCTGCCGAGCGGCTGGTCCTTGACCGCAATGCTGCACCACCTGGCGCTCGACGACGAGCGGTTCTGGTTCGCGGGCACCGTCGCAGGTGACCCGGCTGTCGTCGAGTGGGTCGGATCAGGCGGTGACGGATGGGACGTTCCCGACAGTCTCACGGGGTCGCAAGCCGTCGACCTGTATGTGAAGGCCATCGACCGCTCGAACGCCATTCTCGCCGCCGCATCCTTCGACGCCCCACCCGTGTGGTGGCCCGACGATCTGTTCGGCGAGTACCGGCTGGCAACGGTACGCGACGTCGTGCTGCACGTGCTTGCCGAGACGGCGACCCATGCCGGACACCTTGACGCTGCGCGTGAACTGATCGACGGGCGCCAGTGGCTCGTGTTCGAGTAG
- a CDS encoding ATP-dependent Clp protease ATP-binding subunit, protein MANMQGAPSTQEDAKSALEQFGVNLTEIARAGKLDPVIGRDAEIRRVSQVLTRRTKNNPVLIGEPGVGKTAVVEGLAQRIVAGDVPESLKDKQLVSLDISALVAGAMYRGQFEERLKSVLKEVNEAEGQIITFVDELHLLMGAGGGEGSVAASNMLKPMLARGELRLIGATTLDEYREYIEKDAALERRFQQVYVGEPSVEDSIAILRGLKGRYEAHHGVTITDAALVAAASLSNRYITSRQLPDKAIDLIDEAMSRLKMEIDSSPVEIDELKRQVDRMKIEELALKKEKDDASKERLAKLREELADKESELEQLQARWERERTGLNKVGDLKKQLDEAQTARDKAMREANYTEASKLEYTTIKQLTEQLERAESESEPDEPRMVNEQVTEDDIAAVISAWTGIPVGRLLQGETEKLLHLESELGKRLIGQKRAVTAVADAVRRSRAGISDPNRPTGSFMFLGPTGVGKTELAKALAAFLFDDERAMVRIDMSEYGEKHTVSRLVGAPPGYVGYEQGGQLTEAVRRRPYSVILLDEIEKAHPEVFDVLLQVLDDGRLTDGQGRTVDFRNTILILTSNLGSQFLVDQSLSWDEKEQSVQDLVRQAFKPEFVNRLDDIVVFSALSQDELGEIVELYIERLQSRLGERRLVLAVTPDARSWLADRGYDPIYGARPLRRLMQKEIDDRLATALLAGEVHDGDTVRVDFDAAGDHLIVASV, encoded by the coding sequence GTGGCAAACATGCAAGGTGCGCCCTCCACGCAGGAGGACGCCAAGAGCGCACTCGAGCAGTTCGGCGTAAACCTCACCGAGATCGCACGAGCAGGCAAGCTCGATCCGGTGATCGGTCGCGATGCTGAGATTCGTCGCGTCAGCCAGGTGCTGACACGGCGCACCAAGAACAACCCCGTGCTGATCGGCGAGCCCGGCGTCGGCAAGACCGCCGTTGTCGAGGGACTCGCCCAGCGCATTGTCGCTGGTGACGTGCCCGAATCGCTCAAAGACAAACAGCTCGTCTCGCTCGACATCTCGGCGCTCGTTGCCGGTGCGATGTATCGCGGCCAGTTCGAAGAGCGCCTGAAGAGCGTGCTCAAAGAGGTGAACGAGGCCGAGGGGCAGATCATCACGTTCGTCGATGAGTTGCATTTGCTCATGGGAGCCGGCGGGGGAGAGGGCTCCGTTGCAGCATCCAACATGCTCAAACCCATGCTGGCACGCGGCGAGTTGCGCCTGATCGGTGCGACCACCCTCGACGAGTACCGCGAGTACATCGAGAAGGATGCTGCGCTCGAACGCCGCTTTCAGCAGGTGTACGTGGGCGAGCCCAGCGTCGAAGACAGCATCGCGATCCTTCGCGGGCTCAAGGGGCGTTACGAAGCCCACCACGGTGTCACGATCACCGATGCCGCTCTCGTCGCCGCTGCGAGCCTGAGCAATCGCTACATCACGTCGCGGCAGCTGCCCGACAAGGCGATCGACCTGATCGACGAGGCCATGAGCCGCCTCAAGATGGAGATCGACTCTTCGCCTGTTGAGATCGACGAGCTCAAACGCCAGGTCGACCGCATGAAGATCGAAGAGCTCGCCCTCAAGAAAGAGAAGGACGACGCCTCGAAGGAGCGTCTCGCGAAGCTGCGCGAGGAGCTGGCCGACAAGGAGAGTGAGCTCGAGCAGCTGCAGGCGCGCTGGGAGCGCGAACGCACCGGCCTTAACAAGGTGGGGGACCTCAAGAAGCAGCTCGATGAGGCGCAGACCGCACGCGATAAGGCCATGCGCGAGGCGAACTACACCGAAGCATCGAAGCTCGAGTACACGACGATCAAGCAGTTGACCGAGCAACTCGAACGAGCCGAGAGCGAAAGCGAGCCCGACGAGCCGCGCATGGTCAACGAGCAGGTAACCGAAGACGACATCGCCGCGGTGATCTCTGCCTGGACCGGTATTCCCGTCGGACGTCTGCTGCAAGGCGAGACCGAGAAGCTGCTGCATCTCGAGTCGGAGCTGGGCAAGCGGCTCATTGGTCAGAAGCGCGCGGTGACGGCGGTGGCGGATGCTGTGCGACGCAGCCGCGCGGGCATCTCGGACCCGAACCGGCCCACCGGATCGTTCATGTTCCTCGGGCCGACGGGCGTGGGTAAGACCGAGCTTGCGAAGGCTCTCGCCGCGTTTCTCTTCGACGACGAGCGCGCCATGGTGCGCATCGACATGTCGGAGTACGGCGAGAAGCACACGGTGTCGCGGCTCGTTGGTGCCCCTCCCGGCTATGTCGGATACGAGCAGGGCGGTCAGCTGACCGAGGCCGTGCGTCGTCGCCCGTACTCCGTGATCTTGCTCGACGAGATCGAGAAGGCCCACCCCGAAGTGTTCGACGTTCTGCTGCAGGTGCTCGACGACGGTCGGCTGACCGACGGGCAGGGGCGCACCGTCGACTTCCGCAACACGATCCTGATTCTCACATCGAACCTCGGTTCGCAGTTCCTCGTGGACCAGAGCCTGTCGTGGGACGAGAAGGAGCAGTCGGTGCAGGATCTCGTGCGCCAGGCGTTCAAGCCCGAGTTCGTCAACCGGCTCGACGACATCGTCGTGTTCTCGGCGCTGTCGCAAGACGAGCTGGGTGAGATCGTCGAGCTGTACATCGAGCGGCTGCAGTCGCGCCTTGGCGAGCGTCGGCTGGTTCTCGCCGTCACCCCGGATGCCCGGTCCTGGCTGGCCGATCGCGGATATGACCCGATTTACGGCGCGCGTCCGCTGCGGCGTCTCATGCAGAAGGAGATCGACGACCGCCTCGCGACGGCGTTGCTCGCGGGCGAGGTTCACGACGGCGATACCGTGCGCGTGGACTTCGACGCGGCGGGCGACCATCTCATCGTCGCCTCGGTCTGA
- a CDS encoding sensor histidine kinase, protein MAEHTQKTRVVATAWRRALVLLIGGLVALPYGAIAVWSLGLWITGGPLSARLSSLVVLALLVVPAVLPVTRALERTVANQLLDTAIPEPQRRATLADTGRGALFFAGHIASGGILILGIAFVFPLCAVLIGDALTSTGSDEGAALLRDTFSITEIDATTALIVGGLAAVLIVVVTIAAAYLLPWYATLLLGPSRDEQRASEAEAARAGQRREALARDVHDSVGHALTVSTMQALVARGAIERDPDAARAALDQIERVSRAAVAELDYVLRVLRDGDEPRDDRAPDRRTLADVDSLARETRAVGFEVDLCVDGHPEKLPASLGREAYRVVQEGVTNALRYAATPRVTVSIVIDDEELSVLVENETSAVRVIDGRGLAGVRERVAVLGGESSVDIVAERWRLSARLPVRGPQGGRGT, encoded by the coding sequence GTGGCGGAGCACACGCAGAAAACGAGAGTTGTGGCGACGGCCTGGCGTCGCGCGCTCGTGCTGCTCATCGGCGGACTCGTTGCACTGCCATACGGCGCGATCGCCGTGTGGAGCCTTGGGCTCTGGATCACGGGCGGCCCGCTCAGCGCCCGGCTCTCGAGTCTGGTCGTGCTCGCGCTGCTGGTGGTTCCTGCGGTGCTTCCGGTGACACGGGCGCTTGAGCGCACTGTCGCGAACCAGCTTCTCGATACCGCCATTCCCGAGCCGCAGAGGCGCGCCACACTCGCGGACACGGGGCGTGGAGCGCTCTTCTTCGCCGGCCACATCGCCTCTGGCGGCATCCTGATTCTCGGCATCGCCTTCGTCTTTCCGCTGTGTGCGGTGCTCATCGGCGATGCTCTCACCTCGACCGGATCCGATGAGGGTGCGGCGTTGCTGCGCGACACCTTCTCGATCACCGAGATCGACGCGACGACTGCGCTCATTGTCGGCGGGCTTGCGGCCGTGCTCATTGTCGTCGTCACGATCGCCGCGGCGTATCTGCTGCCGTGGTACGCGACGCTGCTGCTGGGGCCGTCGCGCGATGAGCAGCGCGCGAGCGAGGCCGAGGCTGCGCGCGCCGGGCAGCGCCGTGAGGCTCTTGCTCGCGATGTGCATGACTCGGTCGGCCACGCGCTCACGGTGTCGACAATGCAGGCGCTCGTCGCGCGTGGCGCCATTGAGCGAGACCCGGATGCTGCTCGCGCGGCGCTCGACCAGATCGAACGTGTATCGCGCGCCGCCGTCGCGGAGCTCGACTACGTGCTTCGCGTGTTGCGTGATGGCGACGAGCCGCGCGATGATCGGGCTCCCGATCGCCGTACTCTCGCCGATGTCGACAGTCTTGCCCGTGAGACGCGAGCGGTCGGCTTCGAAGTCGACCTCTGCGTCGATGGGCACCCAGAGAAGCTGCCCGCGAGTCTTGGGCGCGAGGCGTATCGCGTCGTGCAGGAGGGGGTCACGAACGCCCTGCGATATGCGGCAACGCCACGTGTCACCGTAAGCATCGTCATCGACGACGAGGAGCTGAGCGTTCTCGTCGAGAACGAGACCAGTGCCGTTCGCGTGATCGATGGCCGAGGGCTCGCAGGAGTGCGTGAACGCGTCGCGGTGCTCGGCGGTGAGTCGTCGGTGGATATTGTCGCCGAGCGGTGGCGTCTGTCCGCCCGGCTTCCGGTTCGCGGCCCGCAGGGTGGGAGGGGCACGTGA
- a CDS encoding response regulator, which produces MSLRIVLVDDEPLVRAGLRAIFDAEPGISVVGEASDGDEVTQAVTEFAPAVVVMDVRMPRMSGIEATRLLMQHPSRPRVLILTTFDSDDHVYDALKAGADGFVVKRAEPAELVRAVQIVADGESLLYPAHIRRLAARHGTQGDKLGSAHLSDREQDVLRWVARGLSNAQIAHELFVGAETVKSHVASILMKLGVRDRTQAVIAAYESGFIEPGAELGPR; this is translated from the coding sequence GTGAGCCTTCGAATCGTGCTGGTCGACGATGAGCCGCTCGTGCGGGCGGGACTGCGTGCGATCTTCGACGCCGAGCCCGGCATCAGTGTCGTCGGAGAAGCCTCAGACGGCGACGAAGTCACGCAAGCCGTCACTGAATTCGCCCCCGCTGTCGTGGTGATGGATGTGCGTATGCCGCGCATGAGCGGAATTGAGGCGACGCGGCTGCTCATGCAGCATCCATCACGCCCTCGCGTGCTTATTCTGACGACATTCGACAGCGACGATCACGTCTATGACGCACTCAAGGCCGGTGCCGATGGCTTTGTCGTGAAGCGTGCCGAACCCGCGGAGCTCGTGCGCGCGGTGCAGATCGTCGCAGATGGTGAGTCTCTTCTCTATCCGGCGCACATCAGGCGCCTCGCGGCGAGGCACGGAACGCAGGGTGACAAGCTCGGCTCTGCGCACCTCAGCGATCGTGAGCAAGACGTGCTGCGCTGGGTCGCTCGGGGTCTGTCGAACGCGCAGATCGCGCACGAGCTCTTCGTGGGAGCGGAGACGGTCAAATCTCACGTCGCCAGCATTCTCATGAAGCTCGGCGTGCGCGACCGCACGCAGGCGGTGATCGCGGCGTACGAATCTGGGTTCATCGAGCCGGGAGCTGAACTCGGCCCCCGGTGA
- a CDS encoding nitroreductase family protein → MTPQDRLAVTSAPISEVIAGRWSPRSFDVAIEVPEAKLTAALEAARWAASAANTQPWRFIVARRGTPEHEAIVENLLGFNQLWAVTAAALIVNVAETQTDDGTELRWAEYDLGQAAATLALQAHKDGLHVHQMGGFNPEGLHGAFGLPARQRVVSVTALGVLAAPEALPDEKLRAREIAPRERKSLEEIVLVNA, encoded by the coding sequence ATGACACCGCAGGACCGACTGGCCGTGACAAGTGCACCGATCTCGGAGGTGATCGCTGGCCGGTGGAGCCCGCGCTCCTTCGACGTCGCGATCGAGGTGCCCGAAGCGAAGCTCACCGCTGCTCTCGAAGCGGCGCGCTGGGCAGCATCCGCGGCGAACACACAGCCGTGGCGCTTCATTGTCGCGCGCCGCGGAACGCCGGAACACGAGGCGATTGTCGAGAACCTGCTGGGATTCAACCAGCTGTGGGCCGTGACGGCCGCGGCTCTGATCGTCAACGTCGCGGAGACGCAGACCGACGACGGCACCGAGCTGCGCTGGGCTGAGTACGACCTCGGCCAGGCGGCTGCGACGCTCGCGCTGCAGGCGCACAAAGACGGTCTTCACGTGCACCAGATGGGCGGCTTCAACCCCGAGGGACTGCACGGGGCGTTTGGCCTGCCGGCACGTCAGCGCGTGGTTTCGGTGACGGCTCTCGGCGTGCTCGCGGCCCCGGAGGCGCTGCCAGACGAAAAGCTGCGCGCGCGTGAGATCGCCCCGCGTGAGCGCAAGTCGCTCGAGGAGATCGTGCTCGTCAACGCGTAA
- the acs gene encoding acetate--CoA ligase: protein MTSVIDVRPRSTSRYPAPQTLARSANVTARDVARAAADPVAFWERAAERLEWQTPWHTAHTWEPVRQLDDGSLTVPRVEWFAGGTLNVAVNCVDRHVAAGRGDTVAVHFEGEQGDRRTITYRDLQREVARAANALAELGVRAGDRVVIYLPVIPETLIATLAVARIGAIHSLVFGGFSAESVRFRVDDTRAKVLITSDGQFRRGAAVPVKHQADAAVADSPSIEHVLVVRRTGDQTPAVPWTPGRDIWWHDAVATASDIHIPEYFDAETPLFIMYTSGTTGKPKGLVHTSGGYLVQANYTHWAIFDAKPGDVHWCTADLAWVTAHTYSLYGPLSNGVTQVMYEGTPETPHAARHFEIIERYGVTTYYTAPTLIRTLMGRFPEGPPETYDLSSLRLLGTVGEGINPSAWHWFHERLGRGECPIVDTWWQSETGAATIAPLPGVSTLKPGSATRALPGVSTRVVDADGSDVAAGVGGRLVVDRPGPALARTVWGDAERYRDSYWSAYWRQGWFLSGDGAAIDAEGDTWVLGRIDDVINVSGHRLSALEIESALVSHPDVVEAGVAGVQDAVTGSAVAAFVVANAHVNHDELAATLRGHVAHQIGPIAKPAHVFIVRDLPKTRSGKILRRLLTSIVEGRPLGDTTSLHDETVPDELANAVRRQREAVIGE, encoded by the coding sequence ATGACCTCGGTGATTGACGTTCGTCCACGCAGCACGAGCCGCTACCCGGCTCCTCAGACCCTCGCGCGCTCGGCGAACGTCACCGCCCGGGACGTTGCTCGCGCTGCCGCTGATCCCGTCGCGTTCTGGGAGCGCGCTGCGGAGCGCCTCGAGTGGCAGACGCCGTGGCACACGGCGCACACATGGGAGCCCGTGCGGCAGCTCGACGACGGTTCGCTCACCGTGCCGCGCGTCGAGTGGTTCGCGGGTGGAACGCTCAACGTCGCCGTGAACTGCGTCGACAGGCACGTCGCCGCAGGCCGGGGCGACACCGTCGCGGTTCACTTTGAGGGCGAGCAAGGCGATCGCCGAACCATCACCTACCGCGACCTGCAGCGCGAGGTCGCGCGAGCGGCGAACGCGCTAGCCGAGCTGGGCGTGCGCGCGGGCGACCGCGTCGTCATCTACTTGCCCGTCATTCCCGAGACCCTCATCGCAACGCTCGCCGTCGCACGAATCGGTGCGATCCATTCGCTCGTCTTCGGCGGATTCAGCGCCGAATCCGTACGGTTTCGGGTCGACGACACGCGTGCGAAAGTACTCATCACCAGCGACGGCCAGTTTCGTCGTGGAGCGGCTGTCCCCGTCAAACATCAGGCGGATGCTGCGGTTGCAGACTCGCCGAGCATCGAGCACGTGCTCGTCGTACGTCGCACGGGCGATCAGACGCCGGCTGTTCCGTGGACCCCGGGCAGAGACATCTGGTGGCACGACGCTGTGGCGACAGCATCCGACATTCACATTCCCGAATACTTCGACGCCGAGACGCCGCTGTTCATCATGTACACCTCGGGCACGACGGGAAAGCCGAAGGGCCTCGTGCATACCTCGGGCGGGTACCTCGTGCAGGCAAACTACACGCACTGGGCGATCTTCGACGCGAAGCCGGGCGACGTTCACTGGTGCACGGCCGACCTCGCGTGGGTCACGGCGCACACGTATTCCCTCTACGGGCCGCTGTCGAACGGCGTGACGCAGGTGATGTACGAGGGAACGCCGGAGACGCCGCATGCTGCGCGCCACTTCGAGATCATCGAGCGCTACGGAGTGACCACGTACTACACGGCGCCGACTCTCATTCGCACGCTCATGGGGCGGTTTCCCGAGGGTCCGCCCGAGACGTACGATCTCTCGAGCCTGCGTCTGCTCGGCACCGTGGGAGAGGGCATCAACCCGTCGGCCTGGCACTGGTTTCACGAGCGGCTCGGCCGCGGCGAGTGCCCCATCGTCGACACCTGGTGGCAGTCCGAGACCGGCGCGGCGACGATCGCTCCGCTGCCGGGCGTATCGACGCTCAAGCCCGGGTCGGCGACGCGCGCGCTGCCCGGTGTATCGACGCGGGTGGTGGATGCTGACGGAAGCGACGTTGCTGCGGGCGTCGGCGGACGTCTCGTCGTCGATCGCCCGGGGCCTGCACTCGCCCGCACAGTGTGGGGCGACGCGGAGCGGTACCGCGACTCGTATTGGTCGGCGTACTGGCGGCAGGGCTGGTTCTTGTCCGGCGATGGCGCAGCCATCGACGCCGAGGGCGATACGTGGGTGCTCGGGCGCATCGACGATGTGATCAACGTATCAGGGCACCGGCTCTCGGCGCTCGAGATCGAGTCGGCGCTCGTGTCGCACCCCGACGTCGTCGAGGCCGGGGTGGCCGGGGTTCAGGATGCTGTCACGGGCAGTGCTGTCGCGGCTTTCGTCGTGGCGAACGCACACGTCAACCACGACGAGCTGGCCGCGACGCTTCGCGGTCACGTTGCACACCAGATCGGGCCGATCGCCAAGCCGGCTCACGTCTTTATCGTTCGCGACCTGCCCAAGACGCGGTCGGGCAAGATTCTGCGGCGCCTTCTCACCAGCATCGTCGAGGGCAGGCCCCTCGGCGACACGACGAGCCTGCACGACGAGACCGTGCCAGACGAGCTCGCGAACGCTGTGCGACGGCAGAGGGAAGCCGTGATCGGGGAATAA